Proteins from a genomic interval of Colletes latitarsis isolate SP2378_abdomen chromosome 12, iyColLati1, whole genome shotgun sequence:
- the LOC143348940 gene encoding cilia- and flagella-associated protein 91 isoform X2 — MCNNKPKFKMPSAQEICTFVSCFLTLLLFFFSSLLKNLITLTLAILQNTCKNLLFACKSQAKKQYNMEKENWISEFKIMARHHHKSVEIMSTNHYKYYRRPVIPFLIPEIQNEDISKHINRDIMNNVVRNAQKQCYTFSPKLEAYKNVGIQTDYRDSESQTVPWEPPYTIKSDHNPEVLTIAHLSWDHGLPAGLHEIEIINRMRMKRAWEAVLPPMDTLTNIKIRTAILTKLEIDEWAFRESEIQAIIDYRLELMDKISKRHECEKQKKVEDRLDRLKILLSKRRDKEVNAIKHNLRRELRKLHKKHYQKQRFAKRDIIKEHIDPTSEIYAPQMRYGEHPQRRHEVIRKELLRENYIESVDKINTLPNWLPTYEELKAIRPKPKPADFCIRETRWTEEKLKQLYSDLKAIRLNVEQMETSTLLKRKYKLPSLPSTPHNLNTENAKDIHIDELSTLMQKIVKGRALQCLMFKGRNRCRELIEELQSFHVLEEQTKKQCQKEKECTINLQHLQNEKSVQEDHLCEVLNSLEGMTVSGILDFLSKELIRLEDERRIHAFALLAERKRAIKEAAEAGRRQLEYNRRRVFDEMFRQIIKVHQESVETYLEDIIKEGIEWTSDEEAKEYILDLCDKVDNISKCAQDNVTRIAEEELVTNMIYNFVLPEVEKSTIRKVIKEKQQSYLRNAHAVIYDQILDLPPIENISLSNEMCTETCYEKDSITVLNSKKISKPCSTADTTEEQLESLNTIVLQDIESILKDVISNVVSVAIFENHNY, encoded by the exons ATGTGTAATAACAAGCCAAAATTTAAAATGCCTAGCGCACAGGAAATTTGTACATTTGTGAGTTGCTTTCTAAcattattactttttttttttagttctttattaaaaaatttaataactttAACACTtgcaattttacagaatacttGCAAGAATCTATTATTCGCGTGTAAAAGTCAAGCAAAGAAACAGTATAATATGGAAAAAGAAAACTGGATTTCAGAGtttaa GATAATGGCTAGGCATCATCATAAATCAGTTGAAATTATGTCAACTaatcattataaatattatcGACGACCAGTTATACCTTTTTTAATACCAGAAATACAAAATGAAGACATTTCCAAACATATTAATCGTGATATAATGAATAATGTAGTAAGAAATGCACAGAAACAATGTTACACATTTTCACCTAAATTAGAAGCATATAAAAATGTTGGAATTCAAACCGATTATCGGGATAGCGAATCGCAAACTGTACCATGGGAACCACCATATACCATTAAGTCag atcatAATCCTGAAGTATTAACAATAGCACATTTAAGTTGGGATCATGGTTTACCAGCTGGACTTCatgaaatagaaattattaataGAATGAGAATGAAAAGAGCATGGGAAGCAGTCCTTCCTCCTATGGATACATTAACTAATATAAAAATACGAACTGCTATATTAACAAAATTGGAAATAGATGAATGGGCATTTAGAGAATCA gaGATTCAAGCGATAATAGATTATAGACTCGAGCTTATGGATAAAATATCAAAACGTCATGAATGTGAAAAACAAAAGAAAGTAGAAGATCGCTTAGACAGGTTGAAAATTCTTTTATCCAAACGTAGAGATAAAGAAGTAAATGCTATTAAACATAATCTTAGAAGGGAATTAAGAAAACTTCATAAAAAACATTACCAAAAGCAGCGATTTGCTAAACGTGATATTATTAaagaacatattgatccaacatCTGAAATATATGCACCACAAATGCGTTATGGTGAACATCCGCAAAGAAGGCATGAAGTAATACGAAAAGAATTATTGAgagaaaattacattgaaa gtgtagataaaataaatacattgcCAAATTGGCTTCCAACATATGAAGAACTGAAAGCAATTAGACCAAAGCCTAAACCAGCCGATTTTTGTATTAGAGAAACAAGATGGACAGAAGAAAAACTAAAACAGTTATATTCTGATTTGAAGGCAATTAGATTAAATGTTGAACAAATGGAAACATCAACATTATTAAAGCGCAAATACAAACTACCGTCATTGCCATCTACACcgcataatttaaatacagaaaATGCAAAAGACATACACATAGATGAACTATCTACTCTTATGCAAAAAATAGTTAAAGGAAGAGCTCTTCAATGCTTG ATGTTCAAAGGTCGTAATAGATGCAGAGAATTAATCGAAGAATTGCAGTCGTTTCACGTACTAGAAGAACAAACTAAAAAGCAATgtcaaaaagaaaaagaatgcaCGATAAATTTACAGCAtttacaaaatgaaaaatctgtacAAGAAGATCATTTGTGTGAAGTTCTAAATTCTTTAGAaggaatgactgtttcaggaatATTGGATTTTCTTAGTAAA GAATTGATAAGATTGGAAGACGAACGTCGAATACATGCTTTTGCATTATTAGCTGAAAGAAAGAGAGCTATAAAAGAAGCAGCAGAAGCTGGAAGACGTCAATTGGAATACAATCGTCGTAGAGTATTTGATGAAATGTTTAGGCAAATTATAAAAGTTCACCAAGAGTCTGTGGAAACCTATTTAGAAGATATTATAAAAGAAGGCATTGAATGGACATCGGATGAGGAAGCTAAAGAATATATTTTAGACCTATGTGATAAAGTGGACAATATATCGAAATGTGCCCAAGACAA TGTAACAAGGATTGCAGAAGAAGAACTGGTAACAAACATGATTTATAACTTTGTATTACCTGAAGTAGAAAAAAGTACTATACGAAAagttataaaagaaaaacaacAAAGTTATTTGCGAAATGCGCATGCAGTAATTTATGACCAAATATTAGATTTACCACCTATTGAAAATATAAGTTTATCCAACGAGATGTGTACAGAAACATGTTATGAAAAAGATTCAATTACTGTATTGAATTCAAAGAAAATT TCCAAACCTTGTTCAACAGCGGACACTACAGAAGAACAATTAGAGTCTCTAAACACAATTGTTTTACAGGACATAGAGTCAATATTGAAAGATGTCATATCAAATGTTGTTTCTGTAGCAATTTTTGAAAATCATAATTACTGA
- the LOC143348940 gene encoding cilia- and flagella-associated protein 91 isoform X3 produces the protein MCNNKPKFKMPSAQEICTFNTCKNLLFACKSQAKKQYNMEKENWISEFKIMARHHHKSVEIMSTNHYKYYRRPVIPFLIPEIQNEDISKHINRDIMNNVVRNAQKQCYTFSPKLEAYKNVGIQTDYRDSESQTVPWEPPYTIKSDHNPEVLTIAHLSWDHGLPAGLHEIEIINRMRMKRAWEAVLPPMDTLTNIKIRTAILTKLEIDEWAFRESEIQAIIDYRLELMDKISKRHECEKQKKVEDRLDRLKILLSKRRDKEVNAIKHNLRRELRKLHKKHYQKQRFAKRDIIKEHIDPTSEIYAPQMRYGEHPQRRHEVIRKELLRENYIESVDKINTLPNWLPTYEELKAIRPKPKPADFCIRETRWTEEKLKQLYSDLKAIRLNVEQMETSTLLKRKYKLPSLPSTPHNLNTENAKDIHIDELSTLMQKIVKGRALQCLMFKGRNRCRELIEELQSFHVLEEQTKKQCQKEKECTINLQHLQNEKSVQEDHLCEVLNSLEGMTVSGILDFLSKELIRLEDERRIHAFALLAERKRAIKEAAEAGRRQLEYNRRRVFDEMFRQIIKVHQESVETYLEDIIKEGIEWTSDEEAKEYILDLCDKVDNISKCAQDNVTRIAEEELVTNMIYNFVLPEVEKSTIRKVIKEKQQSYLRNAHAVIYDQILDLPPIENISLSNEMCTETCYEKDSITVLNSKKIVIYINVLEYFIYDFRYLTLYQILLVQTLFNSGHYRRTIRVSKHNCFTGHRVNIERCHIKCCFCSNF, from the exons ATGTGTAATAACAAGCCAAAATTTAAAATGCCTAGCGCACAGGAAATTTGTACATTT aatacttGCAAGAATCTATTATTCGCGTGTAAAAGTCAAGCAAAGAAACAGTATAATATGGAAAAAGAAAACTGGATTTCAGAGtttaa GATAATGGCTAGGCATCATCATAAATCAGTTGAAATTATGTCAACTaatcattataaatattatcGACGACCAGTTATACCTTTTTTAATACCAGAAATACAAAATGAAGACATTTCCAAACATATTAATCGTGATATAATGAATAATGTAGTAAGAAATGCACAGAAACAATGTTACACATTTTCACCTAAATTAGAAGCATATAAAAATGTTGGAATTCAAACCGATTATCGGGATAGCGAATCGCAAACTGTACCATGGGAACCACCATATACCATTAAGTCag atcatAATCCTGAAGTATTAACAATAGCACATTTAAGTTGGGATCATGGTTTACCAGCTGGACTTCatgaaatagaaattattaataGAATGAGAATGAAAAGAGCATGGGAAGCAGTCCTTCCTCCTATGGATACATTAACTAATATAAAAATACGAACTGCTATATTAACAAAATTGGAAATAGATGAATGGGCATTTAGAGAATCA gaGATTCAAGCGATAATAGATTATAGACTCGAGCTTATGGATAAAATATCAAAACGTCATGAATGTGAAAAACAAAAGAAAGTAGAAGATCGCTTAGACAGGTTGAAAATTCTTTTATCCAAACGTAGAGATAAAGAAGTAAATGCTATTAAACATAATCTTAGAAGGGAATTAAGAAAACTTCATAAAAAACATTACCAAAAGCAGCGATTTGCTAAACGTGATATTATTAaagaacatattgatccaacatCTGAAATATATGCACCACAAATGCGTTATGGTGAACATCCGCAAAGAAGGCATGAAGTAATACGAAAAGAATTATTGAgagaaaattacattgaaa gtgtagataaaataaatacattgcCAAATTGGCTTCCAACATATGAAGAACTGAAAGCAATTAGACCAAAGCCTAAACCAGCCGATTTTTGTATTAGAGAAACAAGATGGACAGAAGAAAAACTAAAACAGTTATATTCTGATTTGAAGGCAATTAGATTAAATGTTGAACAAATGGAAACATCAACATTATTAAAGCGCAAATACAAACTACCGTCATTGCCATCTACACcgcataatttaaatacagaaaATGCAAAAGACATACACATAGATGAACTATCTACTCTTATGCAAAAAATAGTTAAAGGAAGAGCTCTTCAATGCTTG ATGTTCAAAGGTCGTAATAGATGCAGAGAATTAATCGAAGAATTGCAGTCGTTTCACGTACTAGAAGAACAAACTAAAAAGCAATgtcaaaaagaaaaagaatgcaCGATAAATTTACAGCAtttacaaaatgaaaaatctgtacAAGAAGATCATTTGTGTGAAGTTCTAAATTCTTTAGAaggaatgactgtttcaggaatATTGGATTTTCTTAGTAAA GAATTGATAAGATTGGAAGACGAACGTCGAATACATGCTTTTGCATTATTAGCTGAAAGAAAGAGAGCTATAAAAGAAGCAGCAGAAGCTGGAAGACGTCAATTGGAATACAATCGTCGTAGAGTATTTGATGAAATGTTTAGGCAAATTATAAAAGTTCACCAAGAGTCTGTGGAAACCTATTTAGAAGATATTATAAAAGAAGGCATTGAATGGACATCGGATGAGGAAGCTAAAGAATATATTTTAGACCTATGTGATAAAGTGGACAATATATCGAAATGTGCCCAAGACAA TGTAACAAGGATTGCAGAAGAAGAACTGGTAACAAACATGATTTATAACTTTGTATTACCTGAAGTAGAAAAAAGTACTATACGAAAagttataaaagaaaaacaacAAAGTTATTTGCGAAATGCGCATGCAGTAATTTATGACCAAATATTAGATTTACCACCTATTGAAAATATAAGTTTATCCAACGAGATGTGTACAGAAACATGTTATGAAAAAGATTCAATTACTGTATTGAATTCAAAGAAAATTGTAATatacatcaatgttttagaatacTTTATCTATGATTTCAGATATTTAACTTTGTATCAAATTCTTTTAGTCCAAACCTTGTTCAACAGCGGACACTACAGAAGAACAATTAGAGTCTCTAAACACAATTGTTTTACAGGACATAGAGTCAATATTGAAAGATGTCATATCAAATGTTGTTTCTGTAGCAATTTTTGA
- the LOC143348940 gene encoding cilia- and flagella-associated protein 91 isoform X1: MCNNKPKFKMPSAQEICTFVSCFLTLLLFFFSSLLKNLITLTLAILQNTCKNLLFACKSQAKKQYNMEKENWISEFKIMARHHHKSVEIMSTNHYKYYRRPVIPFLIPEIQNEDISKHINRDIMNNVVRNAQKQCYTFSPKLEAYKNVGIQTDYRDSESQTVPWEPPYTIKSDHNPEVLTIAHLSWDHGLPAGLHEIEIINRMRMKRAWEAVLPPMDTLTNIKIRTAILTKLEIDEWAFRESEIQAIIDYRLELMDKISKRHECEKQKKVEDRLDRLKILLSKRRDKEVNAIKHNLRRELRKLHKKHYQKQRFAKRDIIKEHIDPTSEIYAPQMRYGEHPQRRHEVIRKELLRENYIESVDKINTLPNWLPTYEELKAIRPKPKPADFCIRETRWTEEKLKQLYSDLKAIRLNVEQMETSTLLKRKYKLPSLPSTPHNLNTENAKDIHIDELSTLMQKIVKGRALQCLMFKGRNRCRELIEELQSFHVLEEQTKKQCQKEKECTINLQHLQNEKSVQEDHLCEVLNSLEGMTVSGILDFLSKELIRLEDERRIHAFALLAERKRAIKEAAEAGRRQLEYNRRRVFDEMFRQIIKVHQESVETYLEDIIKEGIEWTSDEEAKEYILDLCDKVDNISKCAQDNVTRIAEEELVTNMIYNFVLPEVEKSTIRKVIKEKQQSYLRNAHAVIYDQILDLPPIENISLSNEMCTETCYEKDSITVLNSKKIVIYINVLEYFIYDFRYLTLYQILLVQTLFNSGHYRRTIRVSKHNCFTGHRVNIERCHIKCCFCSNF, translated from the exons ATGTGTAATAACAAGCCAAAATTTAAAATGCCTAGCGCACAGGAAATTTGTACATTTGTGAGTTGCTTTCTAAcattattactttttttttttagttctttattaaaaaatttaataactttAACACTtgcaattttacagaatacttGCAAGAATCTATTATTCGCGTGTAAAAGTCAAGCAAAGAAACAGTATAATATGGAAAAAGAAAACTGGATTTCAGAGtttaa GATAATGGCTAGGCATCATCATAAATCAGTTGAAATTATGTCAACTaatcattataaatattatcGACGACCAGTTATACCTTTTTTAATACCAGAAATACAAAATGAAGACATTTCCAAACATATTAATCGTGATATAATGAATAATGTAGTAAGAAATGCACAGAAACAATGTTACACATTTTCACCTAAATTAGAAGCATATAAAAATGTTGGAATTCAAACCGATTATCGGGATAGCGAATCGCAAACTGTACCATGGGAACCACCATATACCATTAAGTCag atcatAATCCTGAAGTATTAACAATAGCACATTTAAGTTGGGATCATGGTTTACCAGCTGGACTTCatgaaatagaaattattaataGAATGAGAATGAAAAGAGCATGGGAAGCAGTCCTTCCTCCTATGGATACATTAACTAATATAAAAATACGAACTGCTATATTAACAAAATTGGAAATAGATGAATGGGCATTTAGAGAATCA gaGATTCAAGCGATAATAGATTATAGACTCGAGCTTATGGATAAAATATCAAAACGTCATGAATGTGAAAAACAAAAGAAAGTAGAAGATCGCTTAGACAGGTTGAAAATTCTTTTATCCAAACGTAGAGATAAAGAAGTAAATGCTATTAAACATAATCTTAGAAGGGAATTAAGAAAACTTCATAAAAAACATTACCAAAAGCAGCGATTTGCTAAACGTGATATTATTAaagaacatattgatccaacatCTGAAATATATGCACCACAAATGCGTTATGGTGAACATCCGCAAAGAAGGCATGAAGTAATACGAAAAGAATTATTGAgagaaaattacattgaaa gtgtagataaaataaatacattgcCAAATTGGCTTCCAACATATGAAGAACTGAAAGCAATTAGACCAAAGCCTAAACCAGCCGATTTTTGTATTAGAGAAACAAGATGGACAGAAGAAAAACTAAAACAGTTATATTCTGATTTGAAGGCAATTAGATTAAATGTTGAACAAATGGAAACATCAACATTATTAAAGCGCAAATACAAACTACCGTCATTGCCATCTACACcgcataatttaaatacagaaaATGCAAAAGACATACACATAGATGAACTATCTACTCTTATGCAAAAAATAGTTAAAGGAAGAGCTCTTCAATGCTTG ATGTTCAAAGGTCGTAATAGATGCAGAGAATTAATCGAAGAATTGCAGTCGTTTCACGTACTAGAAGAACAAACTAAAAAGCAATgtcaaaaagaaaaagaatgcaCGATAAATTTACAGCAtttacaaaatgaaaaatctgtacAAGAAGATCATTTGTGTGAAGTTCTAAATTCTTTAGAaggaatgactgtttcaggaatATTGGATTTTCTTAGTAAA GAATTGATAAGATTGGAAGACGAACGTCGAATACATGCTTTTGCATTATTAGCTGAAAGAAAGAGAGCTATAAAAGAAGCAGCAGAAGCTGGAAGACGTCAATTGGAATACAATCGTCGTAGAGTATTTGATGAAATGTTTAGGCAAATTATAAAAGTTCACCAAGAGTCTGTGGAAACCTATTTAGAAGATATTATAAAAGAAGGCATTGAATGGACATCGGATGAGGAAGCTAAAGAATATATTTTAGACCTATGTGATAAAGTGGACAATATATCGAAATGTGCCCAAGACAA TGTAACAAGGATTGCAGAAGAAGAACTGGTAACAAACATGATTTATAACTTTGTATTACCTGAAGTAGAAAAAAGTACTATACGAAAagttataaaagaaaaacaacAAAGTTATTTGCGAAATGCGCATGCAGTAATTTATGACCAAATATTAGATTTACCACCTATTGAAAATATAAGTTTATCCAACGAGATGTGTACAGAAACATGTTATGAAAAAGATTCAATTACTGTATTGAATTCAAAGAAAATTGTAATatacatcaatgttttagaatacTTTATCTATGATTTCAGATATTTAACTTTGTATCAAATTCTTTTAGTCCAAACCTTGTTCAACAGCGGACACTACAGAAGAACAATTAGAGTCTCTAAACACAATTGTTTTACAGGACATAGAGTCAATATTGAAAGATGTCATATCAAATGTTGTTTCTGTAGCAATTTTTGA
- the LOC143348940 gene encoding cilia- and flagella-associated protein 91 isoform X4 → MARHHHKSVEIMSTNHYKYYRRPVIPFLIPEIQNEDISKHINRDIMNNVVRNAQKQCYTFSPKLEAYKNVGIQTDYRDSESQTVPWEPPYTIKSDHNPEVLTIAHLSWDHGLPAGLHEIEIINRMRMKRAWEAVLPPMDTLTNIKIRTAILTKLEIDEWAFRESEIQAIIDYRLELMDKISKRHECEKQKKVEDRLDRLKILLSKRRDKEVNAIKHNLRRELRKLHKKHYQKQRFAKRDIIKEHIDPTSEIYAPQMRYGEHPQRRHEVIRKELLRENYIESVDKINTLPNWLPTYEELKAIRPKPKPADFCIRETRWTEEKLKQLYSDLKAIRLNVEQMETSTLLKRKYKLPSLPSTPHNLNTENAKDIHIDELSTLMQKIVKGRALQCLMFKGRNRCRELIEELQSFHVLEEQTKKQCQKEKECTINLQHLQNEKSVQEDHLCEVLNSLEGMTVSGILDFLSKELIRLEDERRIHAFALLAERKRAIKEAAEAGRRQLEYNRRRVFDEMFRQIIKVHQESVETYLEDIIKEGIEWTSDEEAKEYILDLCDKVDNISKCAQDNVTRIAEEELVTNMIYNFVLPEVEKSTIRKVIKEKQQSYLRNAHAVIYDQILDLPPIENISLSNEMCTETCYEKDSITVLNSKKIVIYINVLEYFIYDFRYLTLYQILLVQTLFNSGHYRRTIRVSKHNCFTGHRVNIERCHIKCCFCSNF, encoded by the exons ATGGCTAGGCATCATCATAAATCAGTTGAAATTATGTCAACTaatcattataaatattatcGACGACCAGTTATACCTTTTTTAATACCAGAAATACAAAATGAAGACATTTCCAAACATATTAATCGTGATATAATGAATAATGTAGTAAGAAATGCACAGAAACAATGTTACACATTTTCACCTAAATTAGAAGCATATAAAAATGTTGGAATTCAAACCGATTATCGGGATAGCGAATCGCAAACTGTACCATGGGAACCACCATATACCATTAAGTCag atcatAATCCTGAAGTATTAACAATAGCACATTTAAGTTGGGATCATGGTTTACCAGCTGGACTTCatgaaatagaaattattaataGAATGAGAATGAAAAGAGCATGGGAAGCAGTCCTTCCTCCTATGGATACATTAACTAATATAAAAATACGAACTGCTATATTAACAAAATTGGAAATAGATGAATGGGCATTTAGAGAATCA gaGATTCAAGCGATAATAGATTATAGACTCGAGCTTATGGATAAAATATCAAAACGTCATGAATGTGAAAAACAAAAGAAAGTAGAAGATCGCTTAGACAGGTTGAAAATTCTTTTATCCAAACGTAGAGATAAAGAAGTAAATGCTATTAAACATAATCTTAGAAGGGAATTAAGAAAACTTCATAAAAAACATTACCAAAAGCAGCGATTTGCTAAACGTGATATTATTAaagaacatattgatccaacatCTGAAATATATGCACCACAAATGCGTTATGGTGAACATCCGCAAAGAAGGCATGAAGTAATACGAAAAGAATTATTGAgagaaaattacattgaaa gtgtagataaaataaatacattgcCAAATTGGCTTCCAACATATGAAGAACTGAAAGCAATTAGACCAAAGCCTAAACCAGCCGATTTTTGTATTAGAGAAACAAGATGGACAGAAGAAAAACTAAAACAGTTATATTCTGATTTGAAGGCAATTAGATTAAATGTTGAACAAATGGAAACATCAACATTATTAAAGCGCAAATACAAACTACCGTCATTGCCATCTACACcgcataatttaaatacagaaaATGCAAAAGACATACACATAGATGAACTATCTACTCTTATGCAAAAAATAGTTAAAGGAAGAGCTCTTCAATGCTTG ATGTTCAAAGGTCGTAATAGATGCAGAGAATTAATCGAAGAATTGCAGTCGTTTCACGTACTAGAAGAACAAACTAAAAAGCAATgtcaaaaagaaaaagaatgcaCGATAAATTTACAGCAtttacaaaatgaaaaatctgtacAAGAAGATCATTTGTGTGAAGTTCTAAATTCTTTAGAaggaatgactgtttcaggaatATTGGATTTTCTTAGTAAA GAATTGATAAGATTGGAAGACGAACGTCGAATACATGCTTTTGCATTATTAGCTGAAAGAAAGAGAGCTATAAAAGAAGCAGCAGAAGCTGGAAGACGTCAATTGGAATACAATCGTCGTAGAGTATTTGATGAAATGTTTAGGCAAATTATAAAAGTTCACCAAGAGTCTGTGGAAACCTATTTAGAAGATATTATAAAAGAAGGCATTGAATGGACATCGGATGAGGAAGCTAAAGAATATATTTTAGACCTATGTGATAAAGTGGACAATATATCGAAATGTGCCCAAGACAA TGTAACAAGGATTGCAGAAGAAGAACTGGTAACAAACATGATTTATAACTTTGTATTACCTGAAGTAGAAAAAAGTACTATACGAAAagttataaaagaaaaacaacAAAGTTATTTGCGAAATGCGCATGCAGTAATTTATGACCAAATATTAGATTTACCACCTATTGAAAATATAAGTTTATCCAACGAGATGTGTACAGAAACATGTTATGAAAAAGATTCAATTACTGTATTGAATTCAAAGAAAATTGTAATatacatcaatgttttagaatacTTTATCTATGATTTCAGATATTTAACTTTGTATCAAATTCTTTTAGTCCAAACCTTGTTCAACAGCGGACACTACAGAAGAACAATTAGAGTCTCTAAACACAATTGTTTTACAGGACATAGAGTCAATATTGAAAGATGTCATATCAAATGTTGTTTCTGTAGCAATTTTTGA